CCAAtaagggacacctcccaatagcagacagtttttaattccacagcagagtcccataagacttaatgtatttgcaccctccgaataggggacattcccaatagcgtacgtggacacacccaataggggacaaaacactcccattaggaaacaaaacactcccaatagggcacaaaacactcccaatagggaacaaaacactccaaatagggaacaaaacactcccaataggggacaaccaggcttatgtgccagccCTACATTGCACAGGGCCGCCCCAATAcatcagtaaggggcccaggctccccagcacagaagcagaagaccgctgtttaaacagttCTTCTGTACGTCCGCTGGCCACATCATTCGTCCATCCCCCCCTTGATCCCctggtgccactttattccccctgtgccaaattatcccccccttTTATTTCCCCCATGCCACATCATTTAtccttgatcccccctgtgctatttcattcccccattattaccctttgtgcaaactaatcaccccctctttaccaccccatgTGCCATTTTATACCACCCATGACGTTTCGCCACcctttattcccctgtgccactttactccctctgtgccaaatcaccccccccccctcccggatgggatcaaggggaaatgatgtgggacagtgggaaaggagggggggtgatttggcaaaaggcacagggggaataaagtggcacagggtatgaagggggggatgaagtggtacaaggggatgataagggatgattctactgtaatattgctattagtattcggtcatttagaaggattttttgagccttttttcccaatagggggcatctctcaatagcggacacttttttattccctgtcAGTGccttgggagattctactgtatttgATTTTTAGATTATATTTCTCATGATCTTTGGAGGAAGGGGGGCTAAGAAAAATTCTGCAATTCCAACCCTGCTAATATATGAATAAATACATTTAGCTATTCATAGTTTTTAGAATACAAGAAAAAAACGGTATTGTTTAATATACACTATTAAAATGCACTTGCTTTTTTAAGTTAAAGTTTCATGTGTAGGCACTGTTCATCTACTTATCCATTCTTACCCATACCACTTCTCTCTGCTTTAACCACTTTATTCCCAAAGTGTTGCATTCTTTTCTCCACCTCCTAAGGCATTATGTCAGTAATTGCTACTTTAGGCTGCATTACTATAACTGTTAGTTTCTACAATACCCTCTCTTGCATAAACTGTTAACACAGCAATGTAACAGAATAGCCTGGTACCCACCAAAGCCTTTACAGCACGctaagaatcccattaaagtgttCAACGGCGGCTCTTGACTCTCGACAGAAGAATCCTCTGAAGTATTTTGCTGTTTGCCTTGTAGATGTCTTACCATTAAACCTCATTACTCAGGACTACTGTCCTTTATTATACACTTAGGATACATTTAAAAGGTTTGGATTAGCAACAAATGGAGGCATTGTTTGCAGAAAGATCCTTGTATGTCAAGTGAAGAGAATTAAAATAGAAACTATGAAATTGCATGACATATTTTACATTCCCTAAACTCATTGTAATAGTACGTGACATAAAATATTTATAACTGAAAAGCTCATTTCAATCTGAATTTCATGTGTGGTCTTGTGTAAGATAAATAAAAAGTATTAGCCTCATGTTTTCTATCTCTAGCACACAGCTGATCTGCTTTTTCCCATCTTCTGCTTACTACAGATGGAAAGTGTTGACTTTATAGCTAATGAGAAAGAGAGGAATTGCAGACATGGTTTAATCCTATGTGCCAAAAGATGTGGGCTATAAATCAAAGCCAAACCACTGTAGTCACATTAATGAAAACAAAACGCCAACCATTTGATAATGCTGAGCagcttttttttcatattaaagaCTTTAAATCAGACACCCTTTCAGGGTAGAGTCCTATCTTTGTTTCTTTTGGATGGTGTGTTAAATAAACAGGACCAATATACAGATGTTACAAAGCTGACTTTGTCAAGTAGAGCAACTTTTATGATATCAGTATTTGTTTCCTGATATTCTCTGAAGGATTGCAGGTGTCATAACTCAGCGTTATGGAATCTCTATTTCATCTATTACGTCCAAGCTTGTGGAATTTACAAGTGATTTAGAGCTAAAGTGCTGTGATCCTAATATATTGATTTTATGATGGATTTTTGTGTGTATTTCCTTACATGTGTGCCTGAACAAAAGAAAGGTTTCCTTAGTGCAACTTGATATAAATTATCTACATATAAGATcattgtaaaagtaaaaaaaaagtaaagtgactTACTGTAAAAGATATACTCGGTATAACTGCTCCAGATTTTGTCATCCCTATATTGGTTTACAAAAGCCGCTGTTCCAGTAGAATTGCAGGCTACCATGTGAAAACCAGCTTCGGAAAGCCTGTCAAAAGCTTGCTCCAAGTAAGTAAATTTTAGGTAGAACCTAGAAGTGTACTTTTCTGGGGGGCGATCAGGGTCTCTACTCTCATTCAAAGTTTCTCCAAAAACTTCTTTAGCCAGAGCTATTCTGCCACATACCATAATCCTGGCCACTCTTCTGAATTTAGCATCAGCCTGGTTATCTCTGACCATGGTGTAGGAGCCTCTGTAGCCTATAGTGATAAAACCAGATTTTTTGTCTAGGGCTGCAGTTCTGAACAGATCGCTGCTTTGTGAGTTCTCTTCTAGGTCACTCTGACAGCCTTCATCATTCAAGGAGCTCTGTTTGGTTACTTTAAGAGTCAGTAGCTTCACCAGGTCGTTGAGCTGGAAATATTCAGCCTCTCTCAAAAGCCTTTCCTTTTCTGGGAAGTGATCTGGGAGTGAGAGCTGTTTGTCCCTTAGAAAGTCAAGTACATACCTGAAAAGGAAGCCATCCCTGTCTATAAAGAATCGAGACCTGTTATCTCTGGGAAGCTCCTTGACATTGTTCCTAGAGAACATACTGTACAGAGTGCTGTCCGGAATGCTGGTAAGTGTAGAATACTTTGTAACATAAACTTGGCCGCCTACATTCAGCTCTACCACATCCGGAAAAGGATAAGACATTTCGCTGATAGGGAGGATTGTATCTTTCAGAGCCATATCTCCACATCAACatgcagaaagaatggacttcAGAACAGTGTCCAGTGCAATAGCTTTGAGTTAAATCCAGACCCAGTGCACTCAGCCAAGGCTCAGACACTTCTATTCAGCCCCACACAGAGCAGttttcagcaccatggacagtgGCACATGAGAGTCTATGGAACTCCTCAGCAGAGCAATGATCAGCACCAAGGACAGCAGTACATAATAGCCTGGGCAGCTG
Above is a genomic segment from Hyla sarda isolate aHylSar1 chromosome 1, aHylSar1.hap1, whole genome shotgun sequence containing:
- the KCTD8 gene encoding BTB/POZ domain-containing protein KCTD8 is translated as MALKDTILPISEMSYPFPDVVELNVGGQVYVTKYSTLTSIPDSTLYSMFSRNNVKELPRDNRSRFFIDRDGFLFRYVLDFLRDKQLSLPDHFPEKERLLREAEYFQLNDLVKLLTLKVTKQSSLNDEGCQSDLEENSQSSDLFRTAALDKKSGFITIGYRGSYTMVRDNQADAKFRRVARIMVCGRIALAKEVFGETLNESRDPDRPPEKYTSRFYLKFTYLEQAFDRLSEAGFHMVACNSTGTAAFVNQYRDDKIWSSYTEYIFYRSPQKLVSPKQDCEEIKSEKVLDKGSESGTSCNELSTSSCDSQSEASTPQENTSMLQQSSSHQPSTLTLDRPSKKNQVKWVPPPEKRRNSELFQSLMSKSRDNNLSKRKVCEKPSIEEEMKKCIQEFKKIKIPDYFPEKKRPWQMELLEKYDL